ATGGATATGAAGTCCCGTTAGATATAAGTGTTATGGGGTTTGACGATATTGATATCGCGCAGTATTTCTCACCGCCATTAACGACGGTAAGAAATCAAATTGCCAGACAAGGTATTCTATCCATAAATCACCTGGTTCGCATGATTCAGAAGAAGGAACAGGGCGAAATGATGAAATTGCCAGGCGAACTAATTGTACGTGGTTCTACTCAAGTGAAGATTGATCGGTACTAACGCTTTTAAGAAGGGCAACAAGATAGTATCCGATCATTTTCTATAATTTTATTGCTTTTAGGAGGTTTTTTTTAAAAAGAAATAAAAACGTTTTTATTGTTTTGGGCATCATGATTTGGAGGGGAGAAGAAAAACATGGATAAATTAGCCGTAGTGCCAGTGAACGGGAAGAATCCAATGAACAGTAAGAAACCTATGGGACAGAGGTTCAAAGAATTTGTGATTGATTATAAGAGACAATGGGAGATCCAATCCATGATCATCCCGGGAATCATTTTTATGATTATCTTTTGTTTCATACCTATTTACGGATTAACGATTGCTTTTAAGAGTTACACCGTAATTGACACGCTCGATTCTGCACCATGGGTTGGGCTTGATAATTTCAGGATTATTTTATCTGACAAATATTTTTGGGATGCTGTAGTCAATACCTTGGGGATCAGCTTTCTGAAATTAGCTATAGGTTTTGTCATTCCAATTATTCTATCTGTCATGATTTATGAATTAAGCGGTGGACGCTTTAAGAAAATAGTACAGACAATCTCTTATTTACCACACTTTTTGTCCTGGATCGTGCTAGGTGGGATGTTGATTGCTTGGTTCTCTTCCTCCGGTATGTTTAATGAAATTCTGCTCAATTTGGGAATAATTTCGAAACCGGTAAATATCTTGCTTGATGCGAACAAGTATTGGTGGATTGCAACGTTATCTGATATTTGGAAAGAGGCAGGTTGGGGAACGATTTTATACTTAGCCATCATGTCCAAAATTGATCCTACTTATTATGAAGCTGCCAAAATAGATGGGGCAAGTCGTATGAGACAAATTTGGAATATTACCCTACCTAACATGAAGCCTATTATCAGCTTGAATTTGATTCTGACTGTAAGTGGTTTATTAGGATCGAATCTGGATCAAACCTTGGTCTTGATGAATTCTCAGAATCGTGTCAAAGCAGAAGTAATTAATTCTTATGTGTATCGTATGGGTATGACGCAAGGTGACTTCTCTTATGCTACTGCTGTTGGTTTAGGTGTCTCCATTGTTTCTGTGATCCTACTGATTAGTGCCAACAAAGTATCCAATAAATTAAATGATAATCAATCAGTTCTGTAGAAGGAGGCATTTCTGTGAATCGTACGGTAGCTAAAGAAGATCTCGACAGTCGAATCTTTAACACCATAAATATTATCTTACTCTGTATTTGTACTGTAATTATCGTTGTTCCATTATGGAATGTGGTCATATCCTCCTTAAGTTCAGGCAAGGCGCTCGCGGAAGGCGGATTCATTTTTTGGTCTAAGGACTTCTCCTTAGAGAATTATCGTGCTGTATTTAATGATGAGACGATTGGACTAGCCTTCCTAGTCTCCATTGCCAAAACGTTCATCGGTGTCATTACCCACGTATTCTTTTGCGCGATGATCGGTTATGGCTTGAGTAAAAAATACATACGTGGCCGCAAGCTGTACGTTGCCATGGGTGTGATCACCATGTTCTTCTCGGGTGGTATGATTCCAACGTATTTATTGATTAAGTCACTCGGTCTATTGAACAGCTTTTGGGTTTATATTATCCCGGCCTTGTTCAGTTATTATGACGTAGTTATTCTAATGAACTTCTTCAGAAACGTGCCGGATTCACTTGAAGAGTCAGCCAAAATCGATGGTGCAGGTGACTGGCGTATATTCCTGAAGATTTTTATCCCTCTTTCCATGCCGGCTATGGCTACGATCGCGTTGTTTAACGGGGTTGGGCAATGGAATGACTTTATGACCACTAAATTATACATTACCGATCAAGCACTCTATCCGTTGCAGATGAAGCTCTATGAAATTATCGTTCAGTCGCAAACGCAAGCC
The window above is part of the Paenibacillus sp. FSL K6-0276 genome. Proteins encoded here:
- a CDS encoding carbohydrate ABC transporter permease, translated to MNRTVAKEDLDSRIFNTINIILLCICTVIIVVPLWNVVISSLSSGKALAEGGFIFWSKDFSLENYRAVFNDETIGLAFLVSIAKTFIGVITHVFFCAMIGYGLSKKYIRGRKLYVAMGVITMFFSGGMIPTYLLIKSLGLLNSFWVYIIPALFSYYDVVILMNFFRNVPDSLEESAKIDGAGDWRIFLKIFIPLSMPAMATIALFNGVGQWNDFMTTKLYITDQALYPLQMKLYEIIVQSQTQAMQNVGGSAIIETTTKGVQLATIVITTLPIVVMYPILQRYFISGMMMGAVKE
- a CDS encoding ABC transporter permease subunit; the encoded protein is MDKLAVVPVNGKNPMNSKKPMGQRFKEFVIDYKRQWEIQSMIIPGIIFMIIFCFIPIYGLTIAFKSYTVIDTLDSAPWVGLDNFRIILSDKYFWDAVVNTLGISFLKLAIGFVIPIILSVMIYELSGGRFKKIVQTISYLPHFLSWIVLGGMLIAWFSSSGMFNEILLNLGIISKPVNILLDANKYWWIATLSDIWKEAGWGTILYLAIMSKIDPTYYEAAKIDGASRMRQIWNITLPNMKPIISLNLILTVSGLLGSNLDQTLVLMNSQNRVKAEVINSYVYRMGMTQGDFSYATAVGLGVSIVSVILLISANKVSNKLNDNQSVL